The following proteins are co-located in the Candidatus Binatia bacterium genome:
- a CDS encoding PDZ domain-containing protein has product MDRGYYRYPTIAGDRIIYVCEDDLWSAPVEGGDAVRLTVSFGTCSFPRLSPDGASVAFISTDDGNPELYSMPAHGGEPQRLTFLGATIAWASCWSPDGREIYFVGNPTTWYEGETRPFAISSDGGTPRELGLGQARSLTFGPGGRIVLGRNAGDPARWKRYRGGTAGEIWVDADGSGVFSKLPLPDGNTCWPMWIGDRIYFLADHEGIGNLYSCTLDGGDVRRHTHEREYYARFPSTDGARIVYSAGAEIRLYDVASDTTRRVEIATPSPMPQTARRFEKASESLEDFAPSPDGTQLSLDARGQEFTMPLFEGAATRYSSGERARTRLTAWLHDGERLAFVTDVNGFEQVGVRRADASGDERLVTSGDIGRLTDLACSPSADVIAFANHRHELCVLDLDDGSIRVLDTCPTQRIGDLAFSPDGRFIAYVWWPKHGTSIVRVVKVRSGKIHDVTSPLRTDRSPAWDPDGKYLYFISTRDFNPVYDALQFDLSFPQASRPFVVTLRADVPSPFVPKPRPIHRDHDHDRDRASKKPEKPADIDVDFEGITGRVLGFPVDEGDYGQIVATTDRALFTRFPVKGIKPVRREDLDDGDRGSLLAYDFEQQRLATIATECDEIRLGNDGRTLLYRSHDRLRAIDALADLPEEGDEQKPSSDTGRRSGWIEIDRAQVEIVPRDEWAQMYREAWRLQAEHFWVEDMSEIDWARVYERYAALLPRVRTRGELSDLIWEMQGELGTSHAYEWGGDYREPPQYQRGFLGADVRWNEDRGAYAIDRIYRGDSWNREIDSPLAEPGLDVREGDCIVAIGGKRLSRDVAPDRLLVNSSGRNVAVTVRGRKGEERTVLAKALASEAALRYRAWVEENRRIVHERTNDRVGYLHVPDMGPWGFAEFHRGYLSEFDRAGLIVDVRYNRGGHVSALLLEKLARTRVGYDLPRYGAPQPYPPESVGGPMVALTNQFAGSDGDIFSHCFKLYKLGPLVGKRTWGGVIGIDPYHHLVDGTLTTQPEFSFWFVDAGWSVENYGTKPDFDVDIAPHEYRDGKDPQLDLALELMDRALAGHVELLPDLSTRPSLPLPTLA; this is encoded by the coding sequence ATGGATCGGGGATACTATCGCTATCCGACGATAGCAGGCGACCGCATTATCTACGTCTGTGAAGACGATCTCTGGAGCGCACCGGTTGAGGGCGGCGACGCCGTCCGCTTGACCGTGAGCTTCGGAACGTGCTCGTTTCCGCGGCTCTCGCCCGACGGCGCATCGGTCGCGTTTATTTCGACCGACGACGGCAACCCCGAGCTCTACTCGATGCCCGCGCATGGCGGCGAGCCGCAACGGCTGACCTTTCTCGGTGCGACGATCGCGTGGGCTAGCTGCTGGAGTCCCGACGGCCGCGAGATCTATTTCGTCGGCAACCCCACGACGTGGTACGAGGGCGAGACGCGACCGTTTGCGATCTCGAGCGACGGCGGCACGCCGCGCGAGCTCGGTCTCGGGCAGGCGCGATCGCTGACGTTCGGTCCCGGCGGGCGCATCGTGCTCGGACGTAACGCCGGCGACCCTGCTCGTTGGAAGCGGTACCGCGGCGGCACGGCCGGCGAGATCTGGGTCGATGCCGACGGCTCGGGAGTATTCTCGAAGCTGCCGCTTCCCGACGGAAATACGTGCTGGCCGATGTGGATCGGCGATCGCATCTACTTCCTCGCCGACCACGAAGGCATCGGCAACCTCTACTCCTGCACGCTCGACGGCGGCGACGTTCGCCGGCACACGCACGAGCGCGAGTATTACGCGCGCTTCCCGTCGACCGACGGCGCCCGCATCGTCTACTCAGCCGGCGCGGAGATTCGCCTGTACGACGTCGCGAGCGACACGACGCGGCGCGTCGAGATCGCGACGCCGTCGCCGATGCCGCAGACCGCGCGGCGCTTCGAGAAAGCCTCGGAGTCGCTGGAAGATTTCGCTCCCAGCCCCGACGGGACGCAGCTCTCGCTCGACGCGCGCGGACAGGAGTTCACGATGCCGCTCTTCGAGGGAGCGGCGACGCGCTACTCGAGCGGCGAGCGCGCGCGCACGCGCCTGACGGCATGGCTGCACGACGGCGAGCGCCTCGCCTTCGTCACCGACGTCAACGGCTTCGAACAGGTCGGCGTGCGAAGGGCAGATGCCTCGGGCGACGAGCGGCTCGTTACGAGCGGCGACATCGGGCGGCTCACCGATCTCGCGTGCTCGCCGTCGGCCGACGTCATCGCGTTCGCAAATCACCGCCACGAGCTCTGCGTCCTCGACCTCGACGACGGCAGCATCCGCGTGCTCGACACCTGTCCCACGCAACGCATCGGCGATCTGGCCTTCTCGCCGGACGGCCGCTTCATCGCCTACGTCTGGTGGCCGAAGCACGGCACCTCGATCGTTCGCGTCGTCAAGGTTCGCTCGGGGAAGATCCACGACGTCACGTCGCCCCTGCGCACCGACCGGTCGCCCGCCTGGGATCCCGACGGAAAATATCTCTACTTCATCTCGACGCGCGACTTCAATCCGGTCTACGACGCGCTCCAGTTCGATCTCAGTTTCCCGCAGGCGAGCCGGCCGTTCGTCGTCACGCTGCGCGCCGACGTGCCCTCTCCGTTCGTGCCGAAGCCGCGACCGATTCACCGCGACCACGACCACGACCGCGATCGCGCGAGCAAGAAGCCCGAGAAGCCCGCCGACATCGACGTCGATTTCGAGGGAATCACCGGACGCGTTCTCGGATTTCCGGTCGACGAGGGCGATTACGGGCAGATCGTTGCGACGACCGACCGCGCGCTCTTCACGCGCTTTCCGGTCAAGGGCATCAAGCCGGTGCGGCGCGAGGATCTCGACGACGGAGATCGCGGTTCGCTGCTCGCCTACGACTTCGAGCAGCAGCGGCTGGCGACGATCGCGACGGAGTGCGACGAGATTCGGTTGGGGAACGACGGGCGCACGCTGCTCTACCGCTCGCACGATCGGCTGCGCGCGATCGACGCCCTCGCGGATCTGCCCGAAGAGGGCGACGAACAGAAGCCGTCGAGCGATACGGGCCGGCGCAGCGGATGGATCGAGATAGACCGCGCGCAGGTCGAGATCGTCCCGCGCGACGAGTGGGCGCAGATGTATCGCGAAGCGTGGCGCCTGCAGGCCGAGCATTTCTGGGTCGAGGACATGAGCGAGATCGACTGGGCTCGCGTCTACGAGCGCTACGCGGCGCTCCTTCCGCGCGTTCGCACGCGCGGCGAACTCTCCGATTTGATCTGGGAGATGCAGGGCGAACTGGGCACCTCGCACGCCTACGAATGGGGCGGCGACTATCGCGAGCCCCCGCAGTACCAGCGCGGCTTCCTCGGCGCCGACGTGCGGTGGAACGAGGATCGCGGCGCCTACGCGATCGACCGCATCTATCGCGGCGACTCCTGGAATCGCGAGATCGACTCGCCGCTCGCCGAGCCCGGGCTCGACGTGCGCGAAGGCGACTGCATCGTCGCAATCGGCGGAAAGCGGCTATCGCGCGACGTCGCGCCGGACCGCCTGCTCGTCAACTCCAGCGGACGCAACGTCGCGGTGACGGTGCGCGGGCGCAAAGGCGAGGAGCGCACCGTACTGGCGAAGGCGCTCGCGAGCGAAGCGGCCCTGCGGTACCGTGCGTGGGTCGAAGAGAACCGGCGCATCGTTCACGAGCGAACGAACGATCGCGTCGGGTATCTCCACGTTCCGGATATGGGGCCGTGGGGATTCGCGGAGTTCCATCGCGGCTATCTCAGCGAGTTCGACCGGGCGGGCCTGATCGTCGACGTTCGGTACAATCGCGGCGGCCACGTATCGGCGCTGCTCCTCGAGAAGCTCGCGCGCACGCGCGTCGGCTACGATCTGCCGCGCTACGGGGCTCCGCAACCCTATCCGCCGGAGTCGGTCGGCGGCCCGATGGTCGCACTCACGAACCAGTTTGCGGGCTCCGACGGCGACATCTTCAGCCACTGCTTCAAGCTCTACAAGCTCGGCCCGCTCGTTGGGAAGCGCACGTGGGGCGGCGTCATCGGCATCGATCCCTACCACCATCTCGTCGACGGAACGCTCACGACGCAGCCGGAGTTCTCGTTCTGGTTCGTCGACGCAGGCTGGTCGGTCGAGAACTACGGGACGAAGCCCGATTTCGACGTCGATATCGCGCCGCACGAGTATCGCGACGGCAAAGATCCGCAGCTCGACCTCGCGCTCGAACTGATGGATCGCGCGCTCGCGGGACACGTCGAACTCTTACCCGATCTCTCGACCCGGCCGTCGCTCCCGCTGCCGACGCTGGCGTGA